The sequence agaCTGTAGCAACTGCCGATATTTGATGATAACTCGGGAGAAATATCGCTAAAATTGGCTTATGTTTTGGCAACTAAAATGTTACCGAAACCACTGCGTCATTTTCAAGGGTATaacaacatcatttttttttattataactGCCGGGAAATTACGGCAAAATCCGTCTGTTTGGGTTCTGTTATCGCGCCGAGccaaaatcaaacatggcgcccAAGAGGTCAAACGGTGTCATTGGGAAAGTCCACTGGAGTGTAGGTAAAAATGTTGCGTGCGTTGTTATTGTACTCTAGATTTAAACcctacaaaatgcaaatttattttcataaaacttGTTTGAAGTAAAGGTAACAGACATAAAATATCTTTATGACTTTATAACGCATTTTATTAGAGAATAAaaggtgtctgtgtgtcttCTTGAGAATCTGCTCACCCTTGCTTCTAGTGAAGCGTCGatttgtcaacatcttcatGATTAGAAGCGTCGGTGGGgttaaacttgtttttctcggcAAATTTTAGCCTTCTGGGCAGCGTTGAGACTTTAAGACCCTCGccagaagagaaacaaactcacacacattattttcatgggtaacgTCGTTGAAGTGAACCATTTATTTTTCTGCCGTGCTGCCgatttgaaagaaggttcccgTCTTGTCGGGCATGTGTGCGCGTGCTTTTTGTTATGGCGGTAAGCTCCCCAACTTATTTCTGGCCCGTTGGCTGTGATTCACAAAGTAAAGATAGGCAATTAACGTTGTTAACACGAAAATCGCATTTTAAAACGCTCGTGGGGCGTCGGGTTCTCCACCGAAAACAGCGATGTTTTTGTAAGCAATATGGACCATTGTCTTGACGGTGTCgcctattcacaagtttttgacaGACAATACCGGCGGGGAAAATGACGCTGCTCGAGCTCCGGCTACAAAAAGCTacgaaaatttgaaagaaaagccctaaattttggaaacgtttcaattttacatcagTTGGTATAACAATACTATATGAATCATACAAGAATACAACAGTGATAATGTTTCtcatgtgcaaatgtacaggTTCGTGGAATTAAACTATTTTAAAGACCATTCACTTTGAAATCATTGTGTCTGTCCAATCTtgtcaatttttctttctttgcacaaGAAGACCACGTGTCTAAAACGACCACTTTGCactggtccccagggtggtcttcttaaacaagtttcactgtacatgtattttcttacacttttcaaactttgttcACTTTGTGTGTGCAGACAGGGCAGCTACACAGGAGTGCAGTGAggaggatatacatgtacctacagacgaggtcacacaggtgagaacaaCTTTAATGTGTTTGTAGAAACAGTCCAAATATGTAGCAAAGCCAAGGTAATATCCGCAAGTATCAGGTGTAATTAATGATAATATGCAGAATgccaaaaatgttacaaaatttaAGTGTTACTTGACAATTGATATGAAGTTGAAATATTTTCCCGCAAGTATAACTTATCAATTTCTTTTTCCTTATTGTTTTGAATTATGATATTTGTGACCCATTTTTACATTTCTATATAATCTTCCTTTTCTAGCCATTGCAAGACTCCATTGACAGGAATGAACCAACTCAAACTGTGGGGGACACCTTACCATTCACCTCTGCAGACCAGGAGGAACCTCCTCCCACCTTACCTGTCCACCCCCACGATGAAATGGAAGGTACCCTGCCTGTTGCAGCCCTAGGGGATACTGGGAAGGCAGACGAACAGGCAACCCTGATGATTCGCAGCGAGGAAGCGACCCTAAGGTCCGAGGGAAGTAACGGAACAAACAAACCACAGCTGAACAAGAACAGAGCAGACAGTTCTCAAGGATTTGTAACGTCAGAAAACGGCAGTAAACCAAAGGCGTACCCATACGATACAGATTCAGAAACTGAAAAGAACAGGAATGCTTTTGAGGAAGCTACCCAAGCATATGCTCTGGATGAAGAAGGTATAGAGGAAGAGATGACACAAACCAGAGGacaagaagaaaggaaagaacacCAGATTGACAATGCAGAGGAATCAACTCAAGCATACAAAAGTGAAGAAGAAACCTTAGAACCAGAGACACAGTCTTTTgaggaaggagaagaaaaagGAAATGAGGAGTCAACCCAAGCTTACAACAGTAATGAGGAAGACACAGTTGAAGAGACGCAAGCATCCGGTGATTCAGACGTTGAACAAGGAAAAGACTCAAACATCGCAGAAGCAGAGACTCAAGCCTATGGTGATGATGAAGACACTGATAAAGGAAGAAAAGCCGTCAGCAGtactgatgttgatgatgacgaCTTTGCCAACATGGAGACACAGGCCTATGGAGGGGAGGATGAGGAGATGGATGACTTGGCCAATGCTGCAACTCAGGTTTGTCTATTGTACTGTATGTATACTGTACTTGTCATATAGTAAAACGTTTTACACAGTACCCaatagcctggattccataccccaacctcaagatatatctttcgtgttggggtctggtaacatggctgtagaaaggttctcgaaggcccgttgatcagtgggaggagaacctaggattgatgaccactctcaccacaggtagccagctacaacacaccacagttggtcagcaggctatcacagtagcgaatcagctacgttatggattcaaaaaggacagttgggggtctttaaccaatcatggcaggggtgtaattacctcctgctgatcctgtgttgttctattggtggggttttttgcccactataaggtgcaaaattgagaagagttcctatcccatccggccagacccctgcacgatagatacttgagatcgggctggggtttggtaaccaggctaagtACCCAAAGTAAGGCACTTACTCCAAAAAgtagtactcaagcaactggatatggttttggaaacgttttTTGACTGttaccaaaaccatatccagttgcttgagtaactacttttgggcatatcttgttacctggatgtctaatttaCGTCGACGTACATGTAAGGCAGCTACTAAcaagattttacacagtttgATCCCTCTCAAGTTGTACTGACCCCAAGTTTATGTCAGTAAGAACCAAACAACTGCAAACAAGAAGTCTTCTGTCCTTGCAGTGTTTGCAAGgtataatgtcatattttttggCAAAccaaaaaattgaaatacatttgtacaatctGGTTACAAAGCTGTAAAAAGCACACAGTAGATTTTCAGGGACCTTGACATTCCTTGACAATGTGATCAACCTAAATTTGGTATCATAGCTAACGTTCCATTGTATCCTGTGATGGGAAGTAAACTTGGTCCGACACTTTCATATCAGGGACTTCATTCCTAACACAACACATTATAGCATTCTTAACATAATGTTGTAGAGTGAAATTACACAGTTAGGTTGTCTCTACTGTTATTCATAAAGTAGATTAGTTCTTTATTattgttagatatcagcaaCAGCAACtgccatttttgtacatgttgccatacattgtacacctGTTACAATAATAGCACAATAAAGTTCTGTCTACATGTTGTTTGCAGGCCTATGGCTTGTTCCAGCAAGAAGATGAAACACCGGAGACAGATGAGATAGCCACTGCTGAGACCTTGGCTTACGGTGAGGAGGACCTGATGGCGACACAGGCATGTGGTGTGGACACTGACGAAGAACCAACACAGGCAGAGACAGAAGAGTCCCGAGACATTGCTGATTCACCTACCATAGCTTATGACGATCAGCTTGGTGAGACAAACATTGCTGAATCACCGACCATGGCTTACGAGGACCAGCTTGGTGAGACCCAGGCTTATGGAATTGAAGAGGAGAAGGAGGAAGTTCATGAAGAAGAAGaggtatgtttatgtttatgtttttataGTGATTAACGTATTATTTCTTTTACAACTGTAGAGTAGAAAGTTGGTCTCTGTTAAGCAATGGTTGTAAAGCGCTGATATAGATCatggcttctttaatccctctaAGTTTCTTAACACATACATATAGAGTCATCTGGACAATCAGTCACACTGGATGAAATGTCCCAGAGAGGTTAAAGAAATATATCTACCAATatatcagagctttacaaccattgCCTAACAGAGACAAAGGGCACCATAGACTTtatgcaacttatgatccactgctcaccaagTCACATGTGCTATCTACATAATGTGACAAAGACTGAAGCTGTTCAGTCaaattttcgtgttggaaattacggTTCAACTTTCCCAGTATGTTTATTTGACATGTATGTGATGTGTTCTGGTGTCTGTACAGGTTGTTCCTGAAACACAAGAGGATGATGGAGACGCAGCCACACCCATCCCCCTCCCCCCGCTGAAGTCAGCCCTACACAGTCCTGACCACCCCAGGAGGCAGGTCAACAGGGTCGGCTTTACCGACCGCGTACGGGACGTCGAGCCAGCTGTGGCTCCCGATGACCAACTTGTGGAGACTCAGGCTTACGGAGTAGCAGAGGATGAACAGACTGATGCAGTTGTCAAGGTTAATTAATATGTATAACAAAGAAGTGTTATTTGCAttattctgcatttacagtaaccagtTATGATAGACTCTCCATCATAactggttactgtaaatgcagaaactttcacggtgtcTAATATTTgtggtttttgtggtggccacttcaccgcgaacataaaaccactcaaatatttttccatgtcagtaagagactacagtacatggtgctaccggcgtgaacttaaaaccactgcgaaaagtctttttcccgctaccaggaaatcaaatccctgcaaacttaaatacatttacagtatttggttaGCAAGCAGAAACAGCAGTTGATActgaggatggtacccaggctaaaagcAAGTACCAGTAACTTTGAACTACACAACTATACATGGCAAGAATAATTATCTGTGGGACAGATTCTTCAATATCTTGCATTTGATCAAACAAGAAGCAAATCTTGTAAAaagactggaaaagaaagtTCTACTTTACTTTCTTGAACATTCTTGTCAGTAAGCATtataatggaaatattttcttcagttaagaaaaaacaagaatgaaaatCTTTGTGTAGGAATTTACATACAAAGGTTTTATGGGGGGGTTTCTTGATTTTTCTCAACCTTTCTTAATAGTTACAAGAAACTCTTTCTCtccataagaaaaaaacaagaaaaataagaaaaaagattttttgtagTGTACAACCAGATCTGCTGTTTTTAGTGAGAATTCGATGAATACAGTAATTGAGGTAAATTGTGATTTGCTTTCCTCCATAGGCCACCACTGGTACAACAGAAGTACAGGGTTCAGGACAGGATGTAGAACCAGCTGCTGCTTCTGAATCTGACGATCAGCTTATGGAAACTCAAGCTTATGGACTCGAGGAAGGAGAAGAGAAAAGTGCAGTCAACCTGGACACTGAGGTACGacaatgttttcattgttaCTGGGTGGGCCAGCTTCTTTTTATTAACAACTAGGGGGCTGAATTTGGAGGAACCTACGATTGGTAGAGCTGAATTGCAAGGGTCTATGATGGCAACCTGTATGCAGCGCTTAGTGACTTTAATACAAGAGTAACTGGCCCAGTTGCGGTCATAGGACTTTGAGAATATGAACCACTGACATCGAGAAGGACCCTTACTCCTTACCACAAGTCTGGTGGGTTTTTAACATGCTCGATGTGTAGAAGTCCACTGTGTCctgctgatgcagtggtctggacactttgcatctgcaatcagtctttcttcaacgcTCTCCACTTCATCCTGTTCATCGTAAGGTTCCTTAGCTcctgtagttttctttctgaccgcaATGGTTTGAGTCCTCTGTCCTCGAGTTGTAGCCCTCCTCAAAAGTGGGACCTACATTTTATGTCTTATCAGAAGGAGAAGACAGCTTCTCATTCTCATCTGGTTGTCTTCTTCAAATGAGCTGTCTTCTTCAAATTCcaggaagaagaaacaaaggagGAGGGTCCAACTGCAGGAGCTAAAGCTCTGAAAGTAGACAAAAGCCAAGAAATGGAAGAAGATGTACAAGCAGGTAAAGAAGTCATTGTGTCTCAGGCATTACGTTATTGGTTATGTAAgttaaggccatgttggtttgattatatgaatgacatcagtGTGCACAGCAAcgaagcagctgcaaaatgagcaaagaaATGCCGTAAACTGATACTAATGTAACAGTTGTAGAATGCCAAACTccattccaaagtcaaagaagaagatgtgaacgAACAAATGAAGTATCTATTTATCATTTTGGTAttcctttcatttttcattctattCCGTATTCTTTGGTATCAATTGTCATTTGTGAACATTCCAGACCACTTAGATctcataatgaagacaactttttttgccaaacttttttattttgcatGCTGGCACAAGTTTTTGGGatctcagaggatgtcatccatataaccaaatcaacatagccttatgTATACTAAATTTTAATGGTGCTTTGATTTTTCCAAGAGATGACTATAGCTTCACAAATTCTGGAAAATCTATTAATTCTCCTTTCCAATGGATACTAATATCTTTCCTTGATATGAAGTAACATGGTACATGGTATTATTCTTTTCCTTCCAGGAAGCAAAAAAGGAAGGCAGAAACGTGGAGGTAAAATTCCATCCGAGGAAAAAACTTCTCCAGAGTTGGAAGACACACTCACAAGGAGGCGTACCAGAGGTCACAAACAAGACGATTCAGAAGACAAGGATGGTCCAGCTGTTAGTCTGCCAGCTGAATCAGCTGCAGAAAAACCAGTAAGGTTGGGACGTGGGAGAAGGTCCGCGCCTCCAAAAGCACCTGTAGAAGGAAAAGGAGCAGAAGATAAACCTCAGTCTTCCAGGAGAGCTGGCAGGTCCCAGCAAGAAGAAAATGAGAAGAACGTCCAGGCAGGCAGCAGCAATAACACCAAGAAACCAAAGACAAAGGGGAGGAAATCTGAGCCAGCTCCAAGCACAAGCAAATCTGATCACAAGGAAGAATCTACTAAGACTGTTGATGCAACAGATGACAACCAAGAGGAGGTACCAGACAGAGTACAAGACATTGCAGAGGGAGCGACAATTGGGAGGACAACAAAGAAAGCGCGCGGAAGAAAATCTGAACCAGCTCCAAGCACAAGCAAATCCGATGACATGGAAGAAACTACTAATACTGTTGATGAAACAGATGACAACCAAGATACAAACAGTGTACCAGATATTGCACAGGGAGCGACAACCGGAAGAACAACAAGGAAAGCGCGTGGAAAGAAATCTGAGCCAGCGCCTGTAAGCAGTGTTGTAGAATCAACCACTGCTACAGGTACTAGGGGCAAaggcagaagaagaaaagacaatGACACAGAAAGTGTTGCGTCGGACGTTACAGACGACCTAGAAGAGGCCAGGCCTTCAAGACGATCAGTAAGAGGCAAGCAGAAAGAAGACTCCAAAGCTAAACAGGGAGGAAAACAGGAAGGTAGAAGGAGAACGAGAGGAAGAGCAGctaaggatgatgatgatgaagagacAGGTGATGGAGATGAGCAAACTGATGTGAATGGTGCTGAAAATATTAGCAGTGATGCTGCAAAGGGTCAGGTTGTAGAGGAAGATGCAGCTCCAGAACATTTACCAG comes from Branchiostoma floridae strain S238N-H82 chromosome 2, Bfl_VNyyK, whole genome shotgun sequence and encodes:
- the LOC118432059 gene encoding mediator of DNA damage checkpoint protein 1-like; the encoded protein is MDLDQTQAINWDQYEDSTDDELDTDPKPVAHLKVMCQRGFPETLFPIHQGDNLIGRSDTCNVHVPLTSLSKKHACIEVRGDTHFIYDCGSRNRTRRGEKLFLVPNQRYELQHGVKLYFADVSCEYVREEQPAVQESADDSGSETGSESLFTGLSEEQQPDNDKPNQIPKTPAGPTLEQTRLYVEESDSDGEGGGRKSINTSDFIVQDSQPTPQPGKLAIPLVFGTPEKEENPVQKSFAILESSEEDDDDRPLLDDTDIAGAPTQAYALNSSVDTGDDEDSLPDIAMEPTQAYVLNSSHEEDNFADCPTQAYGLDSDTDIEEADDGTSAPTQPVEGHTSERITNGDRAATQECSEEDIHVPTDEVTQPLQDSIDRNEPTQTVGDTLPFTSADQEEPPPTLPVHPHDEMEGTLPVAALGDTGKADEQATLMIRSEEATLRSEGSNGTNKPQLNKNRADSSQGFVTSENGSKPKAYPYDTDSETEKNRNAFEEATQAYALDEEGIEEEMTQTRGQEERKEHQIDNAEESTQAYKSEEETLEPETQSFEEGEEKGNEESTQAYNSNEEDTVEETQASGDSDVEQGKDSNIAEAETQAYGDDEDTDKGRKAVSSTDVDDDDFANMETQAYGGEDEEMDDLANAATQAYGLFQQEDETPETDEIATAETLAYGEEDLMATQACGVDTDEEPTQAETEESRDIADSPTIAYDDQLGETNIAESPTMAYEDQLGETQAYGIEEEKEEVHEEEEVVPETQEDDGDAATPIPLPPLKSALHSPDHPRRQVNRVGFTDRVRDVEPAVAPDDQLVETQAYGVAEDEQTDAVVKATTGTTEVQGSGQDVEPAAASESDDQLMETQAYGLEEGEEKSAVNLDTEEEETKEEGPTAGAKALKVDKSQEMEEDVQAGSKKGRQKRGGKIPSEEKTSPELEDTLTRRRTRGHKQDDSEDKDGPAVSLPAESAAEKPVRLGRGRRSAPPKAPVEGKGAEDKPQSSRRAGRSQQEENEKNVQAGSSNNTKKPKTKGRKSEPAPSTSKSDHKEESTKTVDATDDNQEEVPDRVQDIAEGATIGRTTKKARGRKSEPAPSTSKSDDMEETTNTVDETDDNQDTNSVPDIAQGATTGRTTRKARGKKSEPAPVSSVVESTTATGTRGKGRRRKDNDTESVASDVTDDLEEARPSRRSVRGKQKEDSKAKQGGKQEGRRRTRGRAAKDDDDEETGDGDEQTDVNGAENISSDAAKGQVVEEDAAPEHLPATRRGRGRKSVAASTRRGKASAVEKSAEDSVESAKSVENEVPKIVVSEEAPGPSGRQTRKRKGAAVEENETHTDEDSKAQEAEGSQKTKGKRGRQASKEETKETAEENSQPRGRGRKKTTSGQKNEGGEENTLSTASQSTQSSSATENADLQETTTSRKRGRSGQKSAESAAPQVSAKLTPPETPAVLSSPSQRTRRAVSGDSKPRIMFTGVVDRQGEKIVKDLGGDLVDSVINCTHLVTDKVRRTVKFLCLLARGQLIVSTDWLDRCKDCRTFLDAAPFMIKDPATEKQYNFSLATSHEKARDAPMLEGYRLHVTAGVRPDPTQMKDIINCAGGEFLKTMPKTHTDGTVVVSCEADRKQCDPALKAGIPVVTAEFLLTGILRQEVDVEAHRLFADFDRGSNKRKSTAPAADTGKRSRRR